The following DNA comes from Alnus glutinosa chromosome 6, dhAlnGlut1.1, whole genome shotgun sequence.
GCAAGCACTCACGTCCCACTAGCACTAGTTTTTGGGTAACTAATCATACTCAACCTACCCAATTGCTTTTCTGGTTGAGAAATGCAATATactatcatttttatttttattattattttataatgttgatgcaataattcaattgatatatatatatatataatgactaTTTTAAAGTGAGTTATAACTCTTACATCAACATTatgaaataattatataataaaattataactatTAACATTTCTCTTCCGTAAATATCGTACAGACTGGCAACGTTAAATACAATTCAGGTTATGACATCAAATTAGTTGGTTTTGGTTTAGGACAATCATAATCAAGCTTATTATAAATGAGAGATTATAGATGGATTGATCTTAACCCTATaaattatgaataataattcgACTTGTTTTGAATTGATCTATTTTCATAGTGTGTGATTTATTTGATATGTATGATAAAATTACATTAGTATTAGATATAATTAAGGATCTTCTCAATTTCAACTTAGATCGAGATGaactattttataattaatattagattttgatGTATTTAATGGTATTGGTGACGTTGCAAcatatacattattaaatttgtaaaatttaatattgacCATGAATTTTTTCATTTCAAGTTAAATGGAGAGGGTCCTGTTTTGTGACCTTGATCTTATGTATGAGCTAGATCttagaatttaataaaaaaatatacctaGAGATTAATGTTTGTGCTGTAATTAAGTATTTATTTGGATTTCATATGAATATGATAGTTTagttaatattatattattaaaacaatttttgtgGAATTTATTCAAACATAATTCTTTTATTTGCTAATACAATATGCAATTCATGTAAATCACGTCTATTTCAGGTCAAATATTGACACCAACTCAATGCCATGTATTTATTAAGCAGGATAAAATGAGTCTCGCTCATGTTAATctaatttgacttttttttttaaaaggtaaataTATCGTAATCCTCTGAGTCGTTCATAAGGGGTAtctcaatcggctggagaccatacctcatgaagcggagatcACTAGCTAGTTCGAATCTCACATCTCCcctcttgtgtagacatgtctaaaaaaaaaaaaaaacctctctgAGTCGAAGCGCTGTTTGAAAATGATCTAttgactttttaaaaatgagttttaacTCCTTCAgcttttcgcgaatttgaaacgAGTCATTTCGTTACCTTTCCGTCCATTTTCGCAACTTCTATTAGTGTCACGTTAGTCTTTTTGCCACatcaccttaaaatattattttttttaataattttacttaaaaattaaaaaaaattaaaaaaaaaaaaaaaaagaggtggcATCGGCCACCTTTGAGGGTGGGTCGCATGCCACCCCTtagggcctgggggtggcctgaaagccacccctagggacaagggggtggcgcgcggccacctcCTCCCCGAATGGCTACCActccaaccctttttttttttttttttcttttttatatatatttttttaaaaaataataatattttaaggtgatGTAGCAAAAATGTTGTCGTGACACTAACGAAAGTTACGAAAATGGACGAAAAAGTGACGGAATGACTcatttcaaattcgcgaaaaattgaaagaattaaaaatcatttttaaaaggtAAGGAACCATTTTAAAATCGCGCCCATACTCAGAGAATTATGAAACATTTACCCTTTATTAAATGGCTATCACAGGTTATGTTGTGCTACATGAAAAAACACCGTAACTTCTTTATTTCATCTTTGATCCCTTTGTCTATGAAACACCAAACGTGAAGATTTGTCATTGGTATATCAATTGTTTTCATTCCGCTAGATAGGTTAAATGAAGAGAGTTTATTTGATAGCTCCGATTAAAGTTTTTATAATGGTATATATATCATACGCATTGTCATAtcacttaaaattttaaacgaCGTTATACTATGTACAAcattaaatataacaaaacaaaattttaataacTTCACTTGAATTAGAGAGGGCCCTTATTCtattaagagtaatgttatatgaCACACCATTGTCACATTATGCTAGCGTGTCATTTTCAATCtattattaatgatttttttttttaataaataaagattGATTTAAGGTTAGATTGACAAGGTCACATAAGCATAGTAGAATAGTAGTGtgatgaaaaatgttatttgtaCTTCATGTGTACAATAGGagtacaacaccccctcacatagAATAGACCCCACACATTGGGACCCATTTCCCTCAAACTATTCCCATTTCTCTCTGTTGGCATTTACCAAATCCTTTTAAAATGCATACACGGTGAAacttttggaaagaaagaagTATCAACATAAGTTGTGCCTCCACATTCTGATCACATATTCAGTTTTTACCTCGAGTTAAAAACGGCAAcagttcttaaaaaaaaaaagaaaagaaaagaaaagaaagtgaagGCCTAACTaaacaaaactaaatttttCGTCAATGTCAATCAAACCAGGCGAACGTACGGTGTGTCATGGACTAGTGAGCTTTCACTTAAACTGTTAAGGTTAACCCTCCTAGTCCCACCTCGGTTAACGTTTCACCTTTTTAACAGTcagaggtaaaaaaaaaaaaaaaggtaccaCTGTCTCTCTTTTTATACTCTTACGGTCTTTACCATTACAGTTAAACCTGATcttgcatttttcatttttcagttcCCTCGACGACTCGTCTCATCCTCTTTAATTAGTTCCTCTCGCTTGTGTCTGTGCCAGCCGCCTGGTGCTCTTTCAAAAAACGACGTCGGATTCTTCGCAGAGGTAAATCTTCGTTCCAGTACTTTCAATAAAACCATAAACTCCAGGTCTATGTTATGTTTATACagtttattgttattgttaacGTTGTttaatttcttgcttcttttcaATTCGCCTAGAAACAGGAAAGATATGCTTCCTTCTCAAGGCTACTGTGTGTGGGAGTGCCAAAAGAGTGAACGTGTTCAAGAACCGAGCTCGGCGGTCAATTTGATGGACGGTGGGGATTCTATGATGAGCTCGGCGTCAAGGAGCCACAAGGACGCAGAGAGGAGACGCAGGCAGCGAATCAACGCCCACCTCTCCACCCTCCGCACCCTCCTACCTAACGCTGCTAAGGTCTGTATATTCAAGTTCTCTTTGCAGTTTGCATCCCTTAACTCGTTATTTAGATCGAAACGCCGGGGTATTTTAGGTAATTTGGGGACTTGCTTTGCTTGTGTCTTGGAACAGACGGATAAGGCTACGTTGCTAGCGCAGGTGGTCGAGCACGTGAAGGAGCTGAGGAAGAAGGCGGATGACGTGGCGCGTCAGGATGGCGACGCGTGTGGTGCGGCATCGGTGGGGGGGCTATTCCCGGGCGAGTCTGACGAGGCCACTCTGAGTTACTGTGAGGTTGGAGAGAAGGAAATGAAAGCGACTCTGTGCTGCGAGGACCGGCCCGGTTTGAACCTGGACTTGGCTCGGGCGATTCGGTCGGTGCGGGCCAGAGCGGTGCGGGCGGAGATGATGACGGTGGGTGGGCGGACCAAGAGTGTGGTGGCGGTGAAATGGGCTGCGAGTGGTGCGGGTGGAGAGGAGGAGATTGCGGGCTTGGAGCGGGCGTTGAAGGCTGTGGTGGAGAATCGGGCTTCGGGGTCTGGGCTGGGCCGGGCGGTGTCGGGGAACAAACGGACTCGGTTTTATGGTTCGTTTGATGAGGGGGACAATGCATTTTTGCTATCTGGCCTTTGATCATTTCCTTTTGAGTTTGGATAATATAATGTAAATGGGTGTTGGGgttggaagagagagagagagagagagagagagactgaaaaaaaaaaaaaaaaaaaaaaaatataaaggaaagaaagaaaaaataaaaacaatgaaTATTTGGTCATGTATTGCTATAGAAGAACGTAAACTATGTGGAATGACTTTCTACCCAAAGAGAAGAAGCGCTTGCTCATGATTTTCTACCCAGAGATGAATCTTCTTTAACACacgtctttcttttcttttcttttcttttcttggattGGTTTCCAGAGTCCAAGCTCCGGTGTGTTACATGTTTGTAGTTATGTTCATTGTTATTTAACAGGCCGTCGTACAATTAAAATTTCGTAATAATATAACTAAAATAATGTGAtagttaaaattattatttaaatcaaaataacttgtaaaaaaaatattattgtcacattattttagttatataataatctattaaatagtattacttTCGTACAATTTTTGAAAGTGAGTAGCTAAATTTACGAGAGATAAACGCTCTGTTCTCTCTCCTCATTT
Coding sequences within:
- the LOC133871151 gene encoding transcription factor bHLH30-like, encoding MLPSQGYCVWECQKSERVQEPSSAVNLMDGGDSMMSSASRSHKDAERRRRQRINAHLSTLRTLLPNAAKTDKATLLAQVVEHVKELRKKADDVARQDGDACGAASVGGLFPGESDEATLSYCEVGEKEMKATLCCEDRPGLNLDLARAIRSVRARAVRAEMMTVGGRTKSVVAVKWAASGAGGEEEIAGLERALKAVVENRASGSGLGRAVSGNKRTRFYGSFDEGDNAFLLSGL